Within the Maribacter sp. BPC-D8 genome, the region ACCGGCGTTATTTTATCTAAGGATACAATTTTGAACTGAAGCTGAAGATCCTTGTATGTAGAATCTGCCAACTGCCCTTTAAGCCGTATTTGTTCTTTTTCTTCATTATTCATTACAATTTCTTGAATTGTAATACTATCTAAAGCCCTGTTTAGTATAACCTTATTCTTGGTATCGCCATCTTTATTCAACACCCATTTGTTGCCTTTAAAATTGACATCAGACGTTTTAAGACCAATAACCGATTTATTATCCTTATTAAAAGTGTGGTAGAAATTCAAGTTATAAGAATCATTAAAATCGCTTCCGCCTTTAAATTCTGACCTAAAGAACAGCGTATCTTTTAATGTCGTATTAATCAGGTTGAAGTCTTTAAAATTATAATACGGCGTATCTAACTCACCCACAGAAACGAATGTATTAAACAGCGGATTCTTATTATCTATTCTAACTTCGATATTATCGGCAGCCGTACCAAATGCCTCAATACTTGGAGATTCAAAATTTAATTTAAAATCACCTTCGTCTGCAACAATATTACCCTTTATAAAAGTATTAGGATCAAACCGAACTTCAGGAAAAAATACATCTACGATCTTATTATAAATTTTAAAATTGAAGGAAAGATTTTGACCGTCAGAAATTTGAAAAGGCCTGTAATTTGTATAAATACTACCCAAAGAGTTCTGCACAAGTTTACCCAATTCTCGTACTTTAAAATTACCCTTCATAAAACCGGTAATAATATCTGGGGAGTTTATATTAATTGTACGTTCACGATCTTCTCCAAAATTAGAGGTCACCGCAAAATCTTCGAAATAATAGGTGTCGTTTACATTTTGATAGCTCGTTTGTGTAAAGTTTATATCACCAACGATATTATCTAAGGTGGTACCTGTAATATCCATACTAACATTTCCTTTAAAAATAGAAACGCTATCATTTATGATATTCAATTTCTTTAGATCGGCATAATCTACAGAGGCAATAAAATTGAAATTATTTCTAGTCTCGGCTACATTCGCAAGACCCTTAAAGTTAAATTTAAAATTCTCGTCATTACTAATCAAAGAGCCATCGAACAATTGATCTTTAATTAAACCCGAAACTTTTAAATCTTGATAATTATAGTTATTAAATTCAATAGAATATATTTGACCTATAACCTCTGTATTCAGTTTCTCTTTTACAAAACCCTTACCCTCGACATTAAAATCTAAAGTTGTTTTACCCAGATTTTTATTCTCGGTAAAATCACCTAAATCAAAATCAATTAAAGAAATGAATCCTTTATAGGTTGCATTATCAATATTATTAAAATCACTTAAAACGATATCGGCATAGCTACTACCTACGGCAGTATTTAAATTTACTTTCGCATCTACCGAAGAATTAGTAATAAAGGCATTACCACGAATAGTAAATTGACCCAATTTACTAAAAGAAGATGGCAAAGATTTACCGATTAAATTAGGCAACAAAGCATTTAATTGGTAGTAACTACTAGTAACATTTTTCATTTCAGCATTTAAACTGAAGGGCTTTTGTTTGCTAAATAAGTTCTTGAAATTAAAATCGCCACGTATACCGGTATCATCAGAAAACAAGAAAAGATCATCTGTATTTAAATCATTTAAAACCCCGTTAACGTTAGCATTGAAGGTTACTTCTTTTCCTTTTCCAAATTCATTATACAGCAAATTAACCTCGTCAAAAGCGACTAAAGATTCCTTAAATTCTGCAACAACATTTACTTTATTTAAAAAATCCTTAAAATCTTCACGATTATAATTAAATACGAGATTACCATCTAAAGCAGAAAGCGGTGTTTTTATTTTCAAAGAATCGAAACGCATTTGCTGCTTCGTGTACTTAAAATTTGTGGCTAGCTTTTCTACTTTTAATCCTCGATTACTATAAAAAGACATCTCTTGTATATCTGTAGAAACCTCTGGACCAAGAATTAAAAAATCGGCTGCACCAATATTTAAACTATCAAAATTTAAAATAGTAGTATTATTTAAATTTTCATCAATATACTTGAACCTACTATTTTCAATATCTACATACGAAGAAGAAAGCCTAAAGGGTGGTGTACCTGGTGCCCGAGGTTTGCCATCATCAAGTTTATCTACAAAAACCTCAAGATTGGTATTCGTTTCTCCGAAATAAGTCTTTAGCTTGAAGTTTAATTTATCAACCGAAATATCGCCAAACTCTAAGTTACCCTGCACCAAATTATTGATACTTAAAATGGATGTTTTAAGCTCATTGACATAGAATAAAGTATCTTGTTTGTAGTCTTCGATAAAGACACCTTCCAAACCGGTATTCCAAGAAATCAACGAAACCTTTAAGCGCTCAATATTAATATGTGTACCGTATTGATCGTTAATTTTTTTCGTAGCAAACTGTGCCAGTAAGGTCTGTACCACTGGCAATGAAAAAATGATAGTACCCAAAACACATATCAGCAAAAGCACCAATAATGTTCGAACCAATATTTTTCTCAGTTTTTTGATAGGTCTTTATGTTTTACCTTTGTTATTCAAATTTTATTCCAAATATGTCGGAACACGATACAATTTATATACTTGCTATAGAATCTTCTTGTGATGACACTTCTGCGGCAGTTTTAATGAACGATAAAGTGCTCAGTAATGTTGTCGCCACCCAGGCTATTCATAAAGAATATGGAGGGGTTGTACCAGAACTTGCATCAAGAGCACACCAACAAAATATAGTGCCCGTTGTTCATCAAGCCATAGCTAAAGCAAATATCGATAAAAAACAATTATCAGCCATAGCATTTACACGCGGACCTGGACTAATGGGTTCTTTACTGGTAGGTACATCATTTGCAAAATCATTATCATTAGGCTTACAGATACCGCTTATTGAAGTTAACCACATGAAAGCCCATATTTTAGCTCATTTTATAGATGACGAAACTATGAAGACACCGTCATTTCCGTTTTTAGCTTTAACCATAAGTGGAGGTCATACACAAATTGTTCAAGTGAACGATTTCTTTGACATGAAGATTATTGGACAAACTTTAGATGATGCCGTAGGGGAAGCATTTGACAAGAGTGCAAAAATTTTAGGGCTGCCCTACCCTGGCGGACCTTTAATTGACAAATATGCAACAACTGGTGACCCTCGCAAATTTGAATTCACCATACCGAATGTAAAAGATTTAGATTTTAGTTTCAGCGGATTAAAAACGAACATACTCTATTTCATTCAGCGACAAATGAAAGAGAATCCTGATTTTATTAAGAACAATCTAGAAGATATCTGCGCATCTATACAATATACCATTATTACGATACTGATGAAAAAACTAAAAAAAGCAGTAAAGCAAACTGGCATAAAAGAAATTGCCATTGGCGGCGGCGTGTCTGCAAACTCTGGTATTCGAAAGGTTTTGACCGAAGCCCAAGCAAAATACGGATGGAAAACCTACATACCCAAATTTGAATACTGTACAGATAATGCTGCTATGATTGGTATTGTAGGATATCAGAAATACAAGAACGAACAATTCTCTCAACAAGATGTTACGGCTAAAGCCAGATACGTTATATCATAGTCATTAAAATAAACCACATGCAATTATTTTACAATCCTGATATTAAAGACACTGACAGTACTTTCACTTTCGATAGTAATGAAAGTAAGCATATTGTTAAGGTTTTGAGAAAAAAAATTGGCGACGAATTATTTATTACCAATGGCAGTGGTTACTTATTTGAAGCTAAAATAATTAGTGACAATATAAAAAAATGTGAGGTTGAACTTATATCCTCCAAAAAAACACATCCAAAATCTCATTGGTTACATATAGCAGTGGCACCAACAAAAATGAATGATCGCTTTGAGTGGTTTTTAGAAAAAGCTACCGAAATAGGTGTTGATGAAATAACACCTATAATTTGTGAAAGATCAGAACGCAAAGTATTAAAACTAGAACGTATGCAACGTGTACTAGAGTCTGCCATGAAGCAATCGCTACAAACATATTTGCCAAAACTAAACGAACCCATAAGCATCTCTGAGTTTTTAGAGAAACCTGTATCTGAACTTCAATTTATTGCACATTGCGAAGACACAGAGCGCCATGAACTAAAAAGAAGAGTCGCGGCAGATAAAGATGTTACTATATTAATTGGCCCTGAAGGTGATTTTTCTCCTGAAGAAATTAAAAATGCCATGCAAAAAGGCTATGCACCAGTTGCCATGGGTAAAACAAGATTAAGAACCGAAACAGCAGCAATTGTCGCATGCACTATAATTGCGACAATTAATAACGGGTAATAGAATCTCTAAAAAAACAGCTTCAACTAATCACAACCTATTTTTTGTAGATTTGAATATGAAAAAAATCATTCCTGCCTTTCTCTTTTTTATATTGTTTTTTGGCTGGTCTATCAATGCCCAAGAAATAGCTATTTTAAAATATCAAGGTGGTGGCGATTGGTATGCCAACCCTACTGCATTGCCCAACTTAATCAAATACTGTAATAATAATATCGACACAACCATTGACAGCAAACCTGAAACTGTAGAAGTTGGTAGCAGCGCTATTTTTCAATATCCCTTCTTACATATGACAGGGCATGGCAACGTGGTATTTTCAGATGAAGACCTAGAAAACTTAAGAACCTATCTTTTATCTGGAGGCTTTTTACATATTGACGACAATTATGGCATGAAGCCCTATATTACCAGAGAAATCAAAAGGCTTTTCCCCAATACAGAATTAGAGGAATTGGGTTCTGAACATCCTATTTTCTCAAACAAGTATACCTTCCCAAAGGGATTACCAAAAATACACGAACATGATGGGCAACGGCCACAAGCATTTGCCATATCACACAATAACAGAATAGTCTTGCTATTTACCTCAGAATCAGATTTAGGCGATGGCTGGGAAGACCCTACAGTACATAACGATACCGCAGAGGTTAGAGAAAAAGCTTTACAAATGGGCGCAAATATTATAACCTACGTTTTTAAAAATTAATCAATGACCTCAAAAACCATCTCACAAGGTATATTAAGAGCTATAGGTGTATTAATTGGCATCGCACTTTTACTTTATTTTCTATATACGATACAATCTGTTATAGCTTATTTAGCAATTGCAGCCGTCACCGCATTAATCGGTAGCCCTTTAGTCCGTTTTTTTAGATTACGACTTAAACTACCTAATATACTTGCGGTAATCATTACAATGATTTTAATGGTTGGATTATTGGTAGGTATTATTGCCTTATTCATTCCATTATTATCAGAGCAAGGCAAAAACTTGTCGCTACTCGACATTGATGAGTTACAGACAAGTCTAAATACATTATATCATCAAATTACTAATTATTTGGGGCTTTCTTCTCACATTGTAGAAGATGTCATTGACGATGCTGGTTTAGAAAAAAATATTTTACAAGGACTAGATATTGGCTTTATACCTAACTTTTTAAATTCCTTTTTAAATGTTTTAAGTACAGCAAGTATCGGCTTGTTTTCCGTTCTTTTCATATCCTTTTTCTTCTTAAAAGATAGTAAATTGTTTGAGCACGGTTTATTGATATTTATTCCAATAGATAAAAAGAAAGGCACCACAAATTCTATTGGCAAAATTAATGGACTATTATCACGATACTTTGTTGGGTTGCTACTTCAAATATTTATTCTCTTCGTCATTTACACCATAGTTTTACTAGTCGTAGGTATTGAAAATGCTGTAGTAATCGCATTTCTTTGCGCACTATTCAACATTATACCATATATAGGTCCAATAATTGGTGGCGTAATTATGTTGACACTAACCATGACTAGTAATTTGGGTTCAGATTTTAGCGAGGTAATACTACCAAAAACAGGATATGTATTCATAGGATTATTAATTGGTCAGCTGGTAGACAACTTTTTCTCTCAACCATTTATATTTTCAAATAGTGTAAAATCTCATCCCTTAGAAATCTTCTTAGTGATTATTATTGCCGGATTATTATTTGGCACCGTAGGTATGATTGTCGCCGTACCTGGGTATACCGCTATTAAGGTTATTCTGAAGGAATTTCTATCTGATAATCAAATTGTGAAATCTTTGACCCATAATCTCTAGGCATTCGTGAATTCTGAAATACTAGTTAACGATGTACAAGAGTTTATCAATGATAATTTAAATATTGATATTCATAAAATACTTTTATCTAAATCAAGATTCCTCCATGTTTCTTCAAAAGAACTAGTTGAGCAAATAGAATCGAAATTGAAAGCGAAAGCGAAATTACCTACTTGGTTTGGTACAGATAACATCTACTACCCTAACAAATTAAATCTTTCGCAAACCTCTTCAGAAATTACAGCGAACTATAAAACCACATTAGTTCATGGTACTAAGATTATTGATTTAACCGCTGGGTTCGGTGTAGACTCTTTTGCTTTTAGCAAGAAAATGAAGCAAGTTATTCATATTGATAAAAATGAGAATTTATCAATAATTGCACAGCATAACTTTAAACAACTAGACGCTGCCAATATAGAATGTATTGCTACTAACGGATTAGAATTCCTTAAAAAAACCAACAAGCCTATAGATTGGATATATATTGACCCTTCAAGAAGAGATAAGGATAACAAAAAGGTCTATTACTTATCTGACTGCGAGCCAAATGTTGTTAGCAACATGGACCTTTTACTATCAAAGGCATCAAACCTACTTATTAAAACCGGTCCGTTACTAGACCTTAAAAGTGGATTGAAAGAATTGTCGCATGTAAAAGAAATTCATATTGTAGCTGTCAATAATGATGTAAAAGAAATTCTTTGGTTGATTGAGAAAGATTATGAAGGTGAACCATTAATCAAAACATTAAATTATAAAGCAAAGACATTACAAGAATTTCAATTCCATTTAAGTGAAGAGCAGATTACCGACGCGCAATATTCAAAGCCACTTAATTACATTTATGAACCAAATGCAGCGATTTTAAAATCTGGAGCATTCAAATTATTAGGAGAACGTTTAGATCTTAAAAAAATACAGTCCAATTCTCACTTATACACCTCAGATGAATTTATTTCATTTCCTGGTCGAATATTCAAAGTAAAAGGCGTTTATGATTATTCTAAAAAATCATTAAAAAAAGAAGGTATAATTAAGGCAAATATCACCACAAGAAATTTCCCGGATTCGGTGATTAAAATCAGAAAGAAATTGGGAATTAAAGATGGTGGAGAAAACTATCTTTTTTGCACTACAGATATGGAGCAAAATTTAGTCGTAATTTCCTGTTTACAGATCTTTCAAGATCATTAGAAGATAAAAAATAGCTTCAAATTCATAACATTTAACACTTATTTAAAATAGCTATAATTGCAAAACTACAACGTTGTAAATTACCTTTTAACGTAATTTTTATCTACATATTAAAATGAAAATGTTAAAAATTTAACGTGTAAAATTCCAAATTTATCTATAGCTAAATTATTGATATCCCATTATTTACACCTATTAATACAGATTATTACAATAACAATACCCCCAAATGGTTTTATGACCTTCGAAAATTAACGTTGTTGAATTATTCATATTTAAAGGAAAAGTGCTATTATTATACCTGATTTTGATTTTTTTAACATTTAAACACTGCAACTAAAAATTTTAAAGGGTCAATTTCAATACATTTAATTTAAACTAACAAACAACAACGATTATGAATCAAAAACGTGATTACACGTTGATGAAATCCAAAAAAAGGTCTTCCTTTATTAAGACTGGAGTTTTATCAATGCTTGTTTGCTTAAGTGCCCAATTGGCCCAAGCAAATGAAAACACAAGTACTTCAAACGAAGTTGAAGTAAAAACACTTCAATCTACTATTACAGGAACCGTTCTTGATGACACTGGCCAACCATTACCTGGTGCTAATGTCGTAGAAAAAGGTACTACTAATGGTACACAAACAGATTTCGATGGTAACTATAGCTTAAATGTATCTGATGGTGCTACATTAGTATTTAGCTATATAGGATTTAAAAGCACACAAATTGCAGTAAATGGTCAATCTAGCGTTAATGCAACTTTAGCTGAAGATGCTGCCGCTCTTGATGAAGTTATTGTATTAGGGTACTCTACACAAACAAGAGGTGATTTAACTGGTTCAGTAGCATCTGTAGATGTATCTGAAGCAACAAAAGCACCGGTTGTAAATGCTGCTTCAGCATTACAAGGTCGTGTAAGTGGTGTAACTGTAGTACAAAATGCAACACCAGGTAGCCCACCAAAAATAAACATTCGTGGTTTTGGTACAAGTAACAACACCAACCCATTGTTTATTATAGATGGTCTACAAACAGATGATCCATTTGTTTTAAACAGTATTAACCCGAACGACATTGATCAAATGAACGTTTTAAAAGATGGTGCTGCAGCTATATATGGTGCAAGAGCATCTAACGGGGTAGTAATTATCACAACCAAAGGTGGTGGTTACAATATGGATAAACCTATTGTATCTGTTGATACATATACTGGATTTTCTTCTGTAGCAAATGTTCCTGAGCTTTTAAATGCACAACAATTAGGTGATGTGTTGTTTCAAAGTTCTGCTAACGACGGTACAGCTTTTGACCACCCGCAATATGGTAATGGATCATCTGCAGTTGTTCCTTCTTCTTTAAATGGATATACAAGAGTAGTTTCTTACGACCCAATTACTAGAGGTCCTGCTTCAGCTACAGTAAACCCAAATGGCACAGATTGGATTGATGCTATTACAAGAACTGCAATTATTCAAAGCGTTGCATTTTCTGTAGCAAACGGTGAAGAGAACAGCAAGTATTCTCTTTCTGCAAACTACTTGAACAACCCAGGTAACCTTTTAAACACAGAATATAAAATTGGACAAATTCGTTTAAATTCTGAATTTAAAATAGGTGATAAAATACGTATTGGAGAGCACTTTAGTACTGCTTACAGCAATTCTAAAGGAGGTAACGGTGCACAATACGAAGAAGCTGTTAGAAGTAGCCCGCTAATACCATTATATGACGACAACGGTAATTATGCAGGTACAGGTGCCCAAGGTACTGGTAACTCTAGAAGCCCATTAGCACAA harbors:
- a CDS encoding translocation/assembly module TamB domain-containing protein; translated protein: MGTIIFSLPVVQTLLAQFATKKINDQYGTHINIERLKVSLISWNTGLEGVFIEDYKQDTLFYVNELKTSILSINNLVQGNLEFGDISVDKLNFKLKTYFGETNTNLEVFVDKLDDGKPRAPGTPPFRLSSSYVDIENSRFKYIDENLNNTTILNFDSLNIGAADFLILGPEVSTDIQEMSFYSNRGLKVEKLATNFKYTKQQMRFDSLKIKTPLSALDGNLVFNYNREDFKDFLNKVNVVAEFKESLVAFDEVNLLYNEFGKGKEVTFNANVNGVLNDLNTDDLFLFSDDTGIRGDFNFKNLFSKQKPFSLNAEMKNVTSSYYQLNALLPNLIGKSLPSSFSKLGQFTIRGNAFITNSSVDAKVNLNTAVGSSYADIVLSDFNNIDNATYKGFISLIDFDLGDFTENKNLGKTTLDFNVEGKGFVKEKLNTEVIGQIYSIEFNNYNYQDLKVSGLIKDQLFDGSLISNDENFKFNFKGLANVAETRNNFNFIASVDYADLKKLNIINDSVSIFKGNVSMDITGTTLDNIVGDINFTQTSYQNVNDTYYFEDFAVTSNFGEDRERTININSPDIITGFMKGNFKVRELGKLVQNSLGSIYTNYRPFQISDGQNLSFNFKIYNKIVDVFFPEVRFDPNTFIKGNIVADEGDFKLNFESPSIEAFGTAADNIEVRIDNKNPLFNTFVSVGELDTPYYNFKDFNLINTTLKDTLFFRSEFKGGSDFNDSYNLNFYHTFNKDNKSVIGLKTSDVNFKGNKWVLNKDGDTKNKVILNRALDSITIQEIVMNNEEKEQIRLKGQLADSTYKDLQLQFKIVSLDKITPVIDSLKLQGEVNGTLNVLQKDGIYLPSSNLNIEKFGINNIPLGDLAINIIGNKDLSEFQVNSQLSDNNVEKFSVVGSIENKGEIPKANLIANFSNFGLEPFSPLGEGVIDNIRGDIDGRVKIEGNVDNPSFNGLLTLDNAGIAVPYLNVDYGFAPRSRVILKDQTFDFENIALEDVAKGTRANLDGTITHSFFKDWVLDLNVDTKKDKFLILNTEFKEGELYYGTGYLNGTGRIYGPTTALNITVDGSTAKGTSLKIPLSDVASVGDYSFINFVEKKDKQRIESQRQLKDYQGLELEFNLDITPDAEVEIVTDTKTGSSLKGTGVGIILIQINTNGKFEMYGDYVVVTGDFNYKFGGIIDKRFKVKPGGTINWDQKPLEAILNMEAVYSLNANPAPLLEDAGFTRRIPTDVIISLTGELQSPDIDFGIEFPGTSSIVKSELEYTLQDPTVEEKNAIFLLAQGTFVNSQSGINQQAITGNLVQSASSILNSILSGGNDKFNLGLSYEQGILDRSADIETDDRIGVTVSTQISDRILFNGKVGVPVGASSETLVAGDFEIQVLLNEEGTLSANFFSRQSEIQAYLSDQQGSTQGAGISYEVDFNNFKELFQKILATKPVEKEEPVKEIENPSSVMGNDSLIRFYDKPKSLN
- the tsaD gene encoding tRNA (adenosine(37)-N6)-threonylcarbamoyltransferase complex transferase subunit TsaD, translating into MSEHDTIYILAIESSCDDTSAAVLMNDKVLSNVVATQAIHKEYGGVVPELASRAHQQNIVPVVHQAIAKANIDKKQLSAIAFTRGPGLMGSLLVGTSFAKSLSLGLQIPLIEVNHMKAHILAHFIDDETMKTPSFPFLALTISGGHTQIVQVNDFFDMKIIGQTLDDAVGEAFDKSAKILGLPYPGGPLIDKYATTGDPRKFEFTIPNVKDLDFSFSGLKTNILYFIQRQMKENPDFIKNNLEDICASIQYTIITILMKKLKKAVKQTGIKEIAIGGGVSANSGIRKVLTEAQAKYGWKTYIPKFEYCTDNAAMIGIVGYQKYKNEQFSQQDVTAKARYVIS
- a CDS encoding 16S rRNA (uracil(1498)-N(3))-methyltransferase, with the translated sequence MQLFYNPDIKDTDSTFTFDSNESKHIVKVLRKKIGDELFITNGSGYLFEAKIISDNIKKCEVELISSKKTHPKSHWLHIAVAPTKMNDRFEWFLEKATEIGVDEITPIICERSERKVLKLERMQRVLESAMKQSLQTYLPKLNEPISISEFLEKPVSELQFIAHCEDTERHELKRRVAADKDVTILIGPEGDFSPEEIKNAMQKGYAPVAMGKTRLRTETAAIVACTIIATINNG
- a CDS encoding DUF4159 domain-containing protein codes for the protein MKKIIPAFLFFILFFGWSINAQEIAILKYQGGGDWYANPTALPNLIKYCNNNIDTTIDSKPETVEVGSSAIFQYPFLHMTGHGNVVFSDEDLENLRTYLLSGGFLHIDDNYGMKPYITREIKRLFPNTELEELGSEHPIFSNKYTFPKGLPKIHEHDGQRPQAFAISHNNRIVLLFTSESDLGDGWEDPTVHNDTAEVREKALQMGANIITYVFKN
- a CDS encoding AI-2E family transporter translates to MTSKTISQGILRAIGVLIGIALLLYFLYTIQSVIAYLAIAAVTALIGSPLVRFFRLRLKLPNILAVIITMILMVGLLVGIIALFIPLLSEQGKNLSLLDIDELQTSLNTLYHQITNYLGLSSHIVEDVIDDAGLEKNILQGLDIGFIPNFLNSFLNVLSTASIGLFSVLFISFFFLKDSKLFEHGLLIFIPIDKKKGTTNSIGKINGLLSRYFVGLLLQIFILFVIYTIVLLVVGIENAVVIAFLCALFNIIPYIGPIIGGVIMLTLTMTSNLGSDFSEVILPKTGYVFIGLLIGQLVDNFFSQPFIFSNSVKSHPLEIFLVIIIAGLLFGTVGMIVAVPGYTAIKVILKEFLSDNQIVKSLTHNL
- a CDS encoding class I SAM-dependent methyltransferase, which gives rise to MNSEILVNDVQEFINDNLNIDIHKILLSKSRFLHVSSKELVEQIESKLKAKAKLPTWFGTDNIYYPNKLNLSQTSSEITANYKTTLVHGTKIIDLTAGFGVDSFAFSKKMKQVIHIDKNENLSIIAQHNFKQLDAANIECIATNGLEFLKKTNKPIDWIYIDPSRRDKDNKKVYYLSDCEPNVVSNMDLLLSKASNLLIKTGPLLDLKSGLKELSHVKEIHIVAVNNDVKEILWLIEKDYEGEPLIKTLNYKAKTLQEFQFHLSEEQITDAQYSKPLNYIYEPNAAILKSGAFKLLGERLDLKKIQSNSHLYTSDEFISFPGRIFKVKGVYDYSKKSLKKEGIIKANITTRNFPDSVIKIRKKLGIKDGGENYLFCTTDMEQNLVVISCLQIFQDH